The window ttttgttaatttgtaccctgcactttcccactcatggcaggctcaatgcggcgcttacatggggcaatggagggttaagtgacttgcccagagtcacagggaactGCCTGtgctgaggtgggaattgaactcagttcctcaggaccaaagtccacaccctaacactaggctactcttccactccatgcTGCACTGACTCCCCATTGTAGACTGTATTACCTACCAATCTGCTCATTGACTCACAAGATAatatatggggaagcccctgcctCATGCTAGATTTGATAGATCTACCATCAAGAAATGCTTCGGAGACTGCTCGATCCTACCTtaatctacattacccaaactgctcttttcatttcttttcctaCGTCAGCCCAAAGGCTTGGAACGTCCTACCTAGACAATCTAAAAAGTGATTGATGACCACAGCTATTCAAGAACTCCTTAAAACCTTTTATTTTGAGAAAGCTTATCCCCCCCAACTAATGCTCAGTCTCCACCTTCATCACATTGCCTATACCGTTTATCCAACGTGTACTCCTTATGTTCTTTATATCTGTGAAGTTAGTAGGGTTCCATTGCATTATGCAGCATTACAGTGTTATTTTGGTGCAAGCAAATTAATACAAAATGATTTGGATCTCATTAACAAAGGCCATCAATGAGTCTTACTCTTTTGCCTCAAATTTGTACTAGCTTGAATgacatttaggggccttttactaaagcgttggGAAGCCCACCACGGGCTTACCGTGCTGCGACTCTGGCATTACTGCTGTGCTACCGCAAGAGCCCATCATATTGACCCaccatgtgccatttccggcatgctgggggtttttgttttttgtccttTAGTGCAGGGGCTTATCAGGTGGTAATCAGGCAAGTGTCacatactgcctggttactgcagaCGGTAGCATGGAAGCCCTAACTGCCTCTTAAATAAATGGaagtaagggcttcccccagaAATGTCTGCTGGCAAGTGCTTAATTTGCCtcatgccttttttttatttgaaaaaaaaagccttttacctgctgcattaAAAGGTGTGTCTTGGCGCGTGGGAGACCATGACGCTGATACCAGagtgggcccccttttaccacagcacggtaaaaggggctcttaggatttttttttaatgtattgcatgttttgctttttatttatgcAAATCATAATTTTATGTTTCATTCAAATAACAACAAACTGGCATATACCAAATTGTCTCACCGCAAAGAAGAAAAATGATATTGTGTCCATTTTCTCCTTCTGCACCTACCTCTCACAACACTTCATTTTCTCTTAACACCCATCTTCCTAAATATACAAAGATATAGACAATACCCTCACCCCTtccttgtcccctccctccaaagAGCACGGATACCTAACCCATTGTTTCAGCCAACTTCTCTTTTTCCTGGACTTCTAACACGTTTTCCATTTACTCACTTCCACGAAACTTGAGACCACTCCCCGTTGGCAGGGCAAGAAGGTGACATATTTCACAAATTTGACCTACTTTGTCTTGTATGGGGAGGAGAGTTTGCTTACATATTCAGCATACCGTCTCCTTTTTATTTTAATACTTTCAAAGTTGCAGTTAGGTCATTCAGTCCTTTTGGAAAATGTTTGTTCCTTTTTTAACACTTCCTTACCGCTTCTTTCATATCCTTATTTCTCAGGCTATAGATGAAGGGATTTAAGAATGGATAATAAGCCATACAGGAGGGAAACAATTTTGTCTTGTTGAGGGCGTGCTCCTTGTTCCAGGGGCTCTAACGTACATCACACAGAGGGTTGTGTAAAATATGCCGACGCGATAATATGAGAGCTACAGGTGGAGAAGGCTTTCTTCTTTCCCGCTGCCGACGGAATTCTCATAACTGCAGATATGATGAAAGTGTAGGAGATCACAATGAGCAGTAGGGTGCCAAGAATAGAAACGGATGCTAAAACTGAAATACCATTTGTTCAGAAGAAACGTCTGAGCAGGACAGTTCCATCATAGGGTTGGATTCACAAAGTATATGGTCAATGACATTGGGGCCACAGAAAGGCAGCCTGGCTACCAAACTGACAAGTACAAACGCAACCAGGATACCTGTAGTCCATGATGCTGTTGCCAACAAGACACATGTTCTTGGATTCATAATCATTGCGTAATGCAAGGTTTGCAGATTGCCAAATATCTATCATATGCCATTGATACTAGTAAGAATGTGTCAGTCGTTCCAAGGGTACTGAAGAGATAGAGCTGAACAACACAGCCGGTGAATGAAATCCTATTGTTTCCTGTGAGAAAGCTTTCAAGTAGTTTTGGAAGGCTGTAGATACATAACCCACCTCTAGGAAGAGTAGTTAGTAAGAAAGAAGTACATGGGACTGTGCAGCTGATGGTTTAATACTTTACCAGTATAACAATCATTGTGTTAGATATGATGGTCCAATATATAGACAGCTAGAAACACCGCAAAGAGTAAGATCTGCATGTGCGGAGCGACTGGAAATCCCATGATAATGAACTCAGTGACGCCAGTTTCCATTCCTCTCTGCCATTCTTTCATTATTGTATGTCTGAGGAGGAGAGTTTATTACACATGTGGATGCCTTGATATTTTGTTAGATTTCATGaataaaaaaaagggaagaaaaaacaCAAGTCTGGCATTAGATAAATATTACACGCATTAAAAATCTGCAcgctaaggggaccttttactaaggtacgccgaaaaatgggctgcgctagtgtaggtgtgcggtttttgggtgtGCGTCGATCcgtttttcagcgttcctggaaaaaaggccttattttaatttttgcggaaaacggacgtgcagcaaaataaaaattggtgcgcatccattttaaGTCTTAGACCTTACCACCGGCAATGGACTTAGCGGAAAGGTCTTACGCATTAACCATGTGACAATcttctacgtgcgtagaatgacaattaccgcctgatttctgctgcgtgccagaaaataaaaattagtttctggcacgtgtagcggacacgcgtcaaaaatgaaattactgcaagggccaggcgctagccgggcggtaactccaaattgacatgcattgggcatAGGCGCCTTCGCAGCtttttagtaaaatgaccccttaacaacatgaaacaaaaatgttctAGCTATACAACCCTAATAGCTTGGAGTCATCTGTATACTATATTAAATCTTATTGAAAGTTACATTATTTGTGGCAGGTATAAAATGTTAAAATCCTATATTTCACAGAATTCTAAGAAAAACTAAAAGATTGCTTACATTGTGTGGCAAAATAATTCCAAAATCCTTTAATCGCACTTCTCTTTCGAGGACACGCTTATCCACTGATTGAGCTGGTCAGAACTGTTAATTATGTGATAGCAATCCTCAAACCTTAAAAATCTATTTCGGAGTAGAATTTGAGTTCCCTGCTCGAATGCATTAGTAAATTGCGTAATTGGTATATGTGATTATCCTCCTTTCTGCTATAAGGGTTCTACAGAACTATTTCACTTTTTCACTGTAGTGACTCCATTGATTTTTGTGTACATGTGTTCCATTGTAATATATTATGGTTAACCTTTGtgtaacctaaaaaaaaaatagtccctTGAAATGCGATTGGCTAGCAAAAATCATAATTGATCTGGGTAAACAACAACTGGCCCCGAAGGTGATTAAATTGTTTTGAGTAGCATCTCATGGTGATAGAACCAAACAAATTTCCTTCTGGGGAAAGTTATATTGCTTCTTGGGTGCAAACAGAACATTATAGCTATTGAGTCTAGTCTTCAAATCCCTTAAGGATTATCATTACATAGTGACAATAAGgaatatttgtttttcttttttagtttatttataatgactgaaaaaaaatacttcttaaATGTTTAAATGGCTACAAGTCAAAACTCTTCGGGCCCTGTTTTTTTAGCActtttagcactcgctaaatgctagagacacccatgggtatCACTAGcatttagcgagtgctaaaaatgctaacatgtctcagtaaacagggctcttaattagtatttttttctttgcaaTATGGCTCCTCAACATGTCCTCAGGACCCTGCAAACAGTTGAGTTTTCttgacatccacaatgaatatggattttTTTAACATGGTTTTGGACAATAGAACACAGGCCGAACTAAATTGTTGgcagattttgttttattgtcatttttgtcatttttctcgATGGTTATTAGCGCGTGAGCTCTTACcatcacctaggggcccttttacgaagctgcgtagGAGCGTACACACACgcaacatgtgccaaattggagttattgcccagttactgcatgtcAAAGCAAGTTACTCATGCTAAAATAAGCTTCTAATTCAAAACAAAATGTTATGTAACTCATGGTCTTTCAAATGCATGATAAATGTAGCAATTTGACTTTTACACTGTCTTTTAGAATGAAAAAGGCAGCACAAACAGCAAATGTGATCCAAGAAATGAAGAACAGATGGGAGTTCAccaaaacaaactttattgaagaAGGACCCAACCTGGCCCATTTTAGGCTTTGCCATCATCAGTGGTCATcagattcttcaaaacaaaacctAAAAGGTTCACTTCAGTTGAACGACTCGTCGACCTCCAGGGGCTGCCACTGTCTCAAAGTCTGCTAAACTCAAGAGAGCTTTGGGCTGTATCTGGCCTCCACCTGAAATAAATTTGGATGCCCCACAAGATAACAAATTCACCTCTGTATTTGTTCTTCAGTTAAAAGTGTTTGAGGAAAATGGACAAATATAGTTAGTATGAATATAGAGTATaattccattcaggaaatctagactgccccaatttgactgactgtattttgtgtcctttagactgtaagctcttttgagcagggactgtccttctttgtttaattgtacagtgctgcgtaaccctagtagcgctttagaaatgttaagtagtagtaccaatgacgggatttatttattttatttttatttatttgtcccTAATTGGCATGCGCTAACTGattgttaaaaaatatttagacatTTTTGTTGGAAGGGGCAGAGTGTGGGTGTTCCTACTTTAATCCGTTAGCAGAGAGACATTACCGTGCACCAACTGGTTAATGCAGGATTACTGTGTGATCcattaccatctacaaaataggtgctggtaattttttaatggccatgtgcttcatTGCTCTTAATTCaacaaatggaaaatcagccattttactgctgcaataaaaatggccttagaatgCAGGAAACACCCCTTGTAAGAGCATGATAAGGCTATATTTTACCACaactgagtaaaaggaccccatagatagtAGAGAAGGGCATCCAGAAAAtttttgtttcatgtcatttcctGCGTCATTCTAGGAACGTTTCTTGTACTTGGTTTTGTTTGGCCGTTTTGTTATCACAGGAGCATaattattgaggggtccttttacaaaggcaagccaaaaaatggcctgtgtgtTAGGTCTTTCAGGCaaaaactgggtttgtgagcccttgggccactgccgaggagcggcagcggcaggcaaaaccaccccacaccagaggcaaggcagaactctgacaggaacagctagacttcacctgcacttggccaccctTCACCAGGAGTTAAGCTCCTGGGTCTAGGCGTCCGGCAGGACTTGCGGGACAGAGCAGGACTGAAccccactaggctgaacaggctgagggtcagaggggaaaggaaagaacatgggcagcaaggcaggaaactgggcaagAACACACAggcagacaatactacacaaagcagggcAAGCGTAAGCTAAAGGGCAGGCACtgcaagctgcaagcagccactaaaacagggaacaaacactgacaaacgaGAGACCAAACttaaagctgccaggcagccccTGAACACGAGCCACAGACAAATGGACACAAAACACAGAAGACCAAGCAAGAAACTAGACTAGGAAACAAGCAAAAACCTAAGCTAAAACTAAGCACAGACTAACTGGAAACtaggcaagaaactcagactagaactggacaagcagaagtgcaacaagcaccacataccagggccttaggcgatgcaaaagcAAAAGTAGAGTgtaacaaaatggctaataagcccagcagcacctggaactcagatgcagcaatcaccaggcaactacgggagctGAGCAGGtccaaacaaaacagagaaatccggcaacctggaagatccggaccggactgggctaaagtctggaatgggtgatagtccatagcagcccCCTGGttttggccaccagagggcgaggtgagcacagacgtaacactgTGCTAGTGTGAACACATATATTGGATGcccactggaccatttctccaaaaAAGGGGTTTTGGGGTGCCtggaaatggacatgcagtaaaattaaaaccagtacACATCTATTTGTGGCTTGAACCCTTAACACGatctattgacttagtggtaagggctcatgtgttacccATTTGGTAACCATCCAGCACACGCCAACTGTTGATTAcctcccccacagtagaaaattattttctttctttttttctttttttttagagttaAAAATTTTTATTGGGTTTTAAAGGTACAGcagaacaaaaagagaaaaacataacAAAGTACACAGTTAAGTATACAAAGCTGAGTCCAAGTCGAAAAATCACTCCGTAGATGAGAGGAAAAGGTGTAGAGTTTTCCATTTCTGTAATCCAGATTTATGACCATGTATAAAAGTCAAGGCGATCTGTTCATATTTTTTGTAAAGTAAAACCCAATTCCACCATACAACAACATTAACTTGTGAGTTGTCCTTCCAATGTGATATTACTAGTTTCAAGGCTACAGAGACTAAGAAGTCAAACAGTATTTTATCGGTttcggaaaataaaaatgagatacAAGTagatttccatattacatatttgGGTAAAAAAGATTCCTGAAACCCCAAAATCTCTTTTAATTTATCCCAAACATCTGACCAAAATATCACAAGATTAGGACATTCAAGCAACAGATGAACAAGAGGTCAAGTAACTGCTTTGCAAGACCAACACTCGTCATACTTAGATGACCCAGACAATTTTCTCTTTCTAGGCATCCATAGGGCCCTGTGATACATAAAGAAAAGAGATTGTGTTATTGCAGCCAACAAGGAGGCCCTTGGGCCAGTCAACCATATACGAGACCGTTGAGTATCAGACAATGAATCATTTAGATCCAGTTCCCACACATGTTGCGTGTGCTTCCAGTGCAATCCAAACTCAGTTACATGGCAGTCAGAGGGCATATTGAGTGGTAGTATCCTGGTAAGTGTTGCTGAATGTATGCTCAGGTCCCAGTCAGCACCATTTAGCTGGGTAGCAACTTGGCCTACTCAATTATAAGCTTCTCAATATGGACACCTTAAATTGCAAGCCCTACACAGACAGAGAGATTcctattgtatctgaatgtaactccccttgagctacttCCAAAACAGGTGTGAGCTAACTTTAAACTtttatttcccttcccttcttacaCCTTCTCACACTGCGATTTAGGGCATCTCTCAGGGCTTCCTTAACTTTCTCATTTCTGAGGGTGTAAATAAAAGGATTCAACAAAGGCGCTAAGATACTACTCACCATAAGCACTGCTTTATCGATATCTGATGATTTTTTTCCTGTTGGTCTGATTTCTATAAAAATAGCACTTCCAAAGCTTATGGTCACCATGCTAAGGTGAGAAGCACATGTGGAAAAGGCTTTGTTTCGCCCGTGGGCTGAAGGAATTCTCAGTATAGTGGATATGATGTACACATAGGATACTACTATTAATAATAAAGGGCCTACTAATACAATGATGGATATAATCAAATTAATCAACTTGATAAAATCAGTATTTGTACAGGCCAGATTTAGTAATGTTGAACTGTCACAGAAAAAGTGGTTTATTACTTTGGGGCCACAGAAAGGAAGCCTAGACAACAGGATAAtaggaggaagaagcaacagagaTGTTACTACCCAGCAGCCAATAACTAATTGAATGCATAACTTATTGCTCATAATAGTGGGGTAATGTAACGGGTGACAGATGGCTACATAACGATCATAAGACATGGTCGTCAGAAGAAAGAAATCTGTCGTCCCCATCAGAAAGTAGAAGTAGCATTGGGTCATGCAGCCATTAAAAGTAATCATCTTTTTCTCTGACAAAAAGTCAACAAGCATCTTAGGGACAAGCAGAGAAACGAAGCAGGTTTCTAGAAAAGACAGGTTGATGAGGAACAAATACATCGGTGTGTGAAGACGGTAGTCCAGCCATATGACCACTATCATTAAAATGTTTCCAGTGAGTGTCGTGAGGTAGATCACTAAAAGTGACACAAAAAGTGAAATCTGCAGCTGAGGAATTCTGGGAAAGCCTTGGAaaatgaattctgtcactgtggtTTCGTTTCTCCAAGCCATGGCTAATATTTAACCTGCAGGGGATGACAGAAAAGACCAACATTGTTTGTGATACAATAATACCCAACTCCTTCATGGAAATGTTATATTTGCAAAGTTGTTTTCTAAAGGTGAAAGTTTTAACGTCCATGCTGATAATCTGTTAGTTCTTCTGCCATCATACTAGCTTCTCGGGGTGTCTTATTCCATGTTGATGTcttaaattttaatttaattttgtattaCTGTTTTTGTAGTTTGTAtaataactaagtaaatgtaactaattACTATGGTTATGTAAATGTTTTGttgcttttacttgtaaagaagtacaggaaaaatgtgttacttttatgtttaccgaagtaataatttcaccagtttttaatacatttactcagttacatctgatgcttgcagttaaaagtaaaaagtaaaatcaGAAGCAAGACGTAAATGGTTATTCCTAGATAAACCAAATGAAgcaccaaaatcagaacagggTTTTGTTATTCGAAACCTCGTCAAGCAAACAGTGGATTGTCTCGTttaaaattttgctgttcagtgaatatagcctatgagaacGGTGGAGTTTCCTGTGTTTATTGAACTGGTTGCTGGTCtctagccaaacagaacagtgggTCACTTTAAAGCAGAGATGAAGTTGGAGTTGGTTGCATTTCTTGGTCAACAGACATACGTCTCTACTACAACAGAATTCTAGTCATCTCATGGAAAATTTACATTAGgctgactgtccactggattgatagtctttagagaggcctgaagattgaagggtacCTACTCATTTATGTGTCAGCTCTCGAAGATATTCAGATTTTGCCATCAGTCAAAAAATAGTTAGAATAACAACACAGTGATTCCAACCTTTTCAAGCCTTATGTGTAACTGGACAGCACGATGATACTGATGAAGGTGAAGaagcaagtgatgaattagatagtagtacttctaatgcagatgatgacAATGACAATGATAGCACATTCTTTCCTatatactactagtactactactgcttatcacttctacagcgctacaaggcatacgcagcactgtacaccatacacgaaaagacagtccctgctcaaagagctcacaatctaaatatggaatgttgctagtggaatagcaacattccatgtagaatctccaatagtagcaacattccatgtagaatcttaagtaatagcaacattccagaatctcaaatagtaacaacatcccatgttctactgcactaaccaataggctactcctccactagcaacattccacgtagaagcctgaccttgcagatcaccaacgcggccgcgtaggcttctgtttctgtgagtctgacatcctgcatgtatgtgcagcacgtcagactcacagaaacagaagcctgcgcggccgcgttgctgatctgcaagggcaggcttctacattactactactacttatcacttctataccgctacaaggcatacgcagcgctgtacaccatatatgaaaagacagtccctgctcaaagagctcacaagctaaataggacaggcaaacagacagaacaactaagaggtaagggaattaaagaggtggggataaaaagggcacagggcaagtgagtagtggttaggagtcaaaagcagcgttaaagaggtgggcttttagcctggatttgaaaacggccagagaCGGGGCTAGACCAGGCTCGGGAAGTCTCTTCCAGGTGTCAGGTGCAgctagataaaaggaacggagtctggaattagcagtagaggagaaggggacaaacaagagagatttatccacagaacgaagtacccgaggggggggggggtgtagggagagacaagagtggagaggtactggggagcggtacaGTGAATGCaccggtagagtgaatgcacttataggtcagtaagagaagtttgaattgaatgcggaaatggatagggagccagtgaagtgacttgaggagagggctaatgtgatcTAAATAATACTGTATGGTTTCTGTGTATGATACTTAGAAATAGCCAGTAGAAACTGAATGAacgtacagtgatacctcggttttcgttgataatccgtccaaaaacaatcaatgaaaaccgaaacacgaaaactgaggcaattatttccatatgaatcaatgtaaatccaatgagcaggagaacgcgtgggtcaccctttgttttcgcaaaattagcagtgaaaaccgaggcaaccacgaaatccgagacaaatttttcactgaaaaaaatcaacgaaaaccgaaaccgacgataaccgaagtcaacgaaaaccgaggtttcactgtatttacCCCAGTGGTTTGTACATTTAAAGAAACGATAAAACCAAAGATCTGTGAAAACATTCACACAAAAATATGCATTACAAGAATACTTACGTCAAAGCAAACTGGTGAAACAGGAAGGACTTGGAGGCTTACACCTATATTTTTATGCTCACATCACTCTCTAAGGCAGGGCTAATAAAAAGCAGTATTCCTGCAGGCCTAATACCCTAATGAAAATGTATCTACACTTCACAATAActcacaaatagaaaaaaaaatctgtcacaGGCTAATAATCTTATTTAGGACAGACGCTTGCTGTCTTCCCTTTAATTTATTAGTGACTCAATCAGAACGTTATTAGGAGTTCTATTGATACAACTTTATTACAAAATATCAACAAGATAATCATTGTTTGAATGTTCTTggggaaaaaaaggtaaaaagaagaaaaaacatagTGTCggaaaaacta is drawn from Microcaecilia unicolor chromosome 14, aMicUni1.1, whole genome shotgun sequence and contains these coding sequences:
- the LOC115457137 gene encoding olfactory receptor 6M1-like, with translation MAWRNETTVTEFIFQGFPRIPQLQISLFVSLLVIYLTTLTGNILMIVVIWLDYRLHTPMYLFLINLSFLETCFVSLLVPKMLVDFLSEKKMITFNGCMTQCYFYFLMGTTDFFLLTTMSYDRYVAICHPLHYPTIMSNKLCIQLVIGCWVVTSLLLLPPIILLSRLPFCGPKVINHFFCDSSTLLNLACTNTDFIKLINLIISIIVLVGPLLLIVVSYVYIISTILRIPSAHGRNKAFSTCASHLSMVTISFGSAIFIEIRPTGKKSSDIDKAVLMVSSILAPLLNPFIYTLRNEKVKEALRDALNRSVRRCKKGREIKV